Proteins from a single region of Psychrobacter cryohalolentis K5:
- a CDS encoding DUF423 domain-containing protein — protein MFNWISIAAINMAIAVALGAFGAHGLKDMVSTQQLEWWQTATLYWFVHSLGLLLVGILIRLNYATQTAAWLLQIGVIIFAGSLYAMTLGAPRWFGAITPIGGVLMIAGWLWLALSSARLTNS, from the coding sequence ATGTTCAATTGGATAAGTATCGCGGCGATCAATATGGCTATCGCCGTTGCTTTAGGCGCGTTTGGCGCGCATGGTCTCAAAGATATGGTCAGCACTCAACAGCTAGAATGGTGGCAGACAGCAACCCTATATTGGTTCGTCCATTCGCTTGGATTATTACTTGTTGGTATCCTTATTCGCTTAAACTATGCAACCCAAACCGCCGCATGGTTATTACAAATTGGTGTCATTATTTTTGCGGGTAGTTTATACGCCATGACACTTGGTGCGCCACGTTGGTTCGGTGCCATTACGCCTATTGGCGGTGTGCTGATGATTGCAGGTTGGTTATGGCTTGCGCTATCTTCAGCACGCTTAACAAATAGCTGA
- a CDS encoding c-type cytochrome, with protein MTVKQAVIKKKSVVKLALSGLSLSVLLTLSACSGGDNAPTDEPAVVNETEAVVVEPAAPAEAEPVVEVETVEVSEVKAEEVSAAAAEPEVLAADAGAALYEKQCKVCHEKGLLAAPVFGNKEAWAPRIAKGIDTLHMHSAKGFNKMPAQASAEVSEAQVHAAVDYMVAAAS; from the coding sequence ATGACTGTTAAACAAGCTGTAATAAAGAAAAAATCAGTTGTTAAGTTAGCGCTGTCTGGTCTAAGTCTTAGTGTGTTATTGACACTTAGCGCCTGTAGCGGTGGTGATAACGCTCCCACTGATGAGCCTGCGGTGGTTAATGAAACCGAAGCTGTGGTTGTGGAGCCAGCAGCGCCTGCTGAAGCTGAGCCTGTCGTTGAGGTAGAAACAGTTGAGGTGTCAGAAGTAAAAGCGGAAGAAGTAAGTGCTGCCGCTGCTGAGCCTGAAGTGTTGGCTGCTGATGCAGGTGCTGCATTGTATGAAAAACAATGTAAAGTCTGTCATGAAAAAGGTTTATTAGCCGCGCCAGTATTCGGTAATAAAGAAGCATGGGCACCACGAATCGCCAAAGGTATCGATACATTACATATGCACTCTGCCAAAGGCTTTAACAAAATGCCTGCGCAGGCAAGCGCTGAAGTCAGTGAGGCGCAAGTTCATGCGGCTGTTGATTATATGGTTGCTGCAGCTAGCTAA
- the thiS gene encoding sulfur carrier protein ThiS: protein MSNISVNGKKLQTTHQTVQLVVNELGLSNGRYAVEVDGELIPKSELDKLHIVEGMTIEVVQAVGGG from the coding sequence ATGAGCAATATTAGTGTCAATGGTAAGAAGTTACAGACGACTCATCAAACGGTACAATTGGTTGTCAATGAGCTTGGGCTTAGTAACGGTCGTTATGCGGTAGAAGTCGATGGTGAACTGATTCCTAAAAGTGAGCTTGATAAGCTACATATTGTTGAAGGCATGACTATTGAAGTAGTACAGGCTGTAGGCGGTGGCTAA
- the dapF gene encoding diaminopimelate epimerase, producing MLIEFTKMHGLGNDFMVIDLVTQRLDLTKDLVQLLGDRHLGIGFDQLLVVEPPMRPDVDFSYRIFNTDGTEVEQCGNGARCFARFVQARKLSFKQRLRVETASGIISLTTDRYGWVEVDMGKPKFEPSEIPFTPRAITKIQNAYHLDVNGTPVQLYVANMGNPHAVIKVDDVLDADVETLGKAIESHPAFPERVNVGFMQIMNQRHIRLRVFERGVGETQACGTGACAAVAIGIREGWLDEGEDVRAQLYGGSMVIKWQPGYSVMMTGPTAFVYEGVFSPDGLMAQAGIKPNPES from the coding sequence ATGCTAATAGAATTTACTAAGATGCATGGGTTGGGCAATGACTTTATGGTCATCGATTTGGTGACTCAGCGTTTGGACTTGACCAAGGATTTGGTGCAGTTACTGGGTGATCGTCATTTAGGTATTGGTTTTGATCAATTGCTCGTCGTTGAGCCGCCGATGCGCCCCGACGTTGATTTTAGTTATCGTATTTTTAATACGGATGGCACAGAAGTTGAGCAATGCGGTAATGGCGCCCGCTGTTTTGCCCGTTTTGTGCAAGCGCGCAAGTTATCCTTTAAACAACGTCTCCGTGTTGAGACGGCAAGCGGCATTATTTCGCTCACGACCGATCGTTATGGCTGGGTAGAGGTTGATATGGGCAAGCCCAAGTTTGAGCCAAGTGAGATTCCATTTACCCCAAGAGCCATCACCAAAATCCAAAATGCTTATCATCTGGACGTGAATGGTACGCCGGTGCAGCTTTATGTTGCCAATATGGGCAATCCGCATGCGGTGATAAAAGTTGACGATGTGCTTGATGCTGACGTTGAAACCTTGGGTAAAGCCATCGAATCGCATCCAGCGTTTCCAGAACGTGTCAATGTCGGTTTTATGCAAATAATGAATCAACGTCATATTCGTCTAAGAGTATTCGAACGTGGTGTCGGTGAGACGCAAGCCTGTGGTACGGGCGCTTGTGCAGCCGTTGCCATCGGTATACGCGAAGGTTGGCTTGACGAAGGTGAAGATGTGCGTGCTCAGCTCTATGGCGGCAGCATGGTAATTAAATGGCAGCCGGGCTATTCGGTCATGATGACCGGACCAACCGCATTTGTGTATGAAGGTGTCTTTAGTCCAGATGGCTTGATGGCACAAGCCGGTATCAAGCCCAATCCAGAAAGTTAA
- a CDS encoding tyrosine recombinase XerC, with the protein MVMSYKKSQVIDARSDKQSVSPSWLSAELAITIEADAALSELLAPVHRWLNVLSVRNHSPHTLTAYFAGLNQLALFLRGKRLTWTRCDKRQLAQHISQRLDEDKLSLASVQQELSAIRHFYGWLIEEDLARINPTTGYQLKRSPRPLPSIADVDLLTQLLDQEIPDTPEQARLWLRDKAMFELLYSSGLRVGELVALDIVDVDLADLRVRVTGKGNKTRLVPLGIKAADAIRRYLPHRNLWVEQMDQALFISEKLGTRLSTRAVQQRLKVAATRAGIAQNMYPHLLRHCFASHMLSGSGDLRAVQEMLGHSDISTTQIYTHVDFAKLTQVYDRAHPRATHVSKDSDSTL; encoded by the coding sequence ATGGTGATGTCTTATAAAAAATCTCAAGTGATAGACGCACGATCTGATAAACAATCCGTTTCACCGTCATGGCTATCAGCAGAATTGGCAATCACCATAGAAGCGGATGCCGCGTTAAGTGAATTATTAGCCCCTGTGCATCGTTGGCTAAATGTCTTATCTGTGCGCAATCACTCACCGCATACATTGACGGCTTATTTTGCTGGCTTAAACCAGTTGGCGTTATTCCTGCGAGGTAAACGCCTGACATGGACACGTTGTGATAAGCGCCAATTAGCCCAGCATATCAGCCAACGCCTTGATGAAGACAAACTATCCCTCGCCAGCGTTCAGCAAGAGTTATCAGCTATTCGTCATTTTTATGGCTGGCTGATAGAAGAGGATTTGGCACGTATTAATCCAACCACAGGCTATCAGCTTAAGCGTAGTCCTAGACCATTACCCTCTATCGCTGATGTGGATTTATTGACGCAATTGCTCGACCAAGAAATACCTGATACACCTGAACAAGCGCGATTATGGCTACGTGATAAGGCGATGTTTGAATTGCTTTATAGCAGTGGTCTACGTGTCGGTGAGCTCGTCGCGTTAGATATAGTAGATGTCGACTTAGCTGATCTGCGCGTACGCGTGACCGGCAAAGGTAATAAGACACGCCTAGTACCTTTAGGAATAAAAGCGGCTGACGCCATTCGTCGTTATTTACCGCACCGTAATCTGTGGGTAGAGCAGATGGACCAAGCATTATTTATTAGTGAAAAACTGGGTACGCGTTTATCAACACGGGCTGTGCAGCAGCGTCTTAAAGTTGCTGCTACTCGTGCTGGTATTGCTCAAAACATGTATCCGCATCTATTGCGCCATTGCTTTGCATCACATATGTTGTCAGGAAGTGGCGACTTGCGCGCTGTCCAAGAGATGCTTGGGCATAGCGATATCAGTACCACGCAAATTTATACCCATGTCGATTTTGCTAAATTGACCCAAGTCTATGACCGTGCCCATCCTCGAGCCACTCACGTATCCAAAGACAGCGATTCAACCCTTTAA
- the rpoN gene encoding RNA polymerase factor sigma-54 yields the protein MSMSFGLATTLSTSQKLTPQMQQAIKLLQLSSLELAQEVQAKLDSNPLLERIENDEDEYESMDKDALDEFGEPLTLDSWNQSTASDTFSISPPSNNEDVFDYDDSTSDSLTNDSLDKLQQDGFDTDAIDSYTLEDFEGSNYESSNYESSNYDSPNADYDGFNTASTGSGSISARPDSEDFDRYEGSTNATIQDHVRWQLNFKRLSETDTLIAEYLMDSMDDMGFVRLDIEELLQSFDTIASFYQWDQRVEQDEVMAVLRMIQSCDPLGVGARNLSECLAIQLSKLDTDTPYLKQAQALLSASEHLVSNNIKALTERTGLAAHEITPALTLLRTLNPSPGLLFQSRQPDYTQSPDSYDIPDVLVTPIRRHDAHQNTTISTQEDGWQVRLNPETLPKLRVNQEYANLVKRGDNSPDNQYLRENLTDARLFIRSIEERNQNLLKVATSIVRYQQSFLQYGATAMQPLILKVIADEVDLHESTVSRLTTSKTILTPQGLFSLKHFFSSHVSSSDGDISSTAISAMIKQLIADEEPKKPLSDSKIKDYLLAEGIDIARRTVAKYREAMNIGSSTQRKQKY from the coding sequence ATGAGTATGTCGTTCGGATTGGCGACCACGCTAAGCACCTCACAAAAACTGACCCCGCAAATGCAGCAAGCTATTAAATTGCTGCAGCTCTCTAGTCTTGAGCTGGCGCAAGAGGTTCAAGCGAAGCTGGACAGTAATCCATTACTAGAACGCATCGAAAACGATGAAGATGAGTACGAAAGTATGGATAAAGACGCATTAGATGAGTTTGGCGAGCCACTAACGTTAGACAGTTGGAATCAGAGTACTGCTTCTGATACGTTTTCTATATCTCCTCCATCAAATAATGAAGATGTATTTGACTATGATGACAGTACTAGCGATAGCCTTACTAATGATAGTCTAGATAAATTGCAGCAAGACGGTTTTGATACGGATGCCATCGACAGTTATACGCTTGAAGACTTTGAAGGCTCAAACTATGAAAGCTCAAACTATGAAAGCTCAAACTATGATAGCCCTAATGCAGATTATGACGGTTTTAACACCGCCAGTACTGGTTCAGGCAGCATATCAGCGCGTCCAGATTCTGAGGACTTTGATCGCTATGAGGGCAGTACCAATGCGACGATTCAAGACCATGTGCGTTGGCAGCTGAATTTTAAACGTCTCTCAGAGACAGATACTCTTATCGCTGAGTATTTGATGGATTCTATGGACGACATGGGTTTTGTACGGCTCGATATCGAGGAGTTGCTACAGAGCTTTGATACCATTGCGAGCTTTTATCAGTGGGATCAGCGCGTTGAGCAGGATGAAGTAATGGCAGTACTGCGCATGATTCAATCCTGTGATCCGCTTGGGGTTGGCGCACGAAATCTAAGTGAATGCTTAGCGATTCAGCTATCTAAGCTCGACACTGACACGCCTTATCTAAAACAAGCCCAAGCGCTCTTATCTGCCAGTGAGCATCTGGTCAGTAATAATATTAAAGCCTTAACTGAGCGCACAGGACTTGCGGCTCATGAGATTACCCCTGCGCTTACGCTGTTGCGTACTTTAAATCCTTCACCAGGATTGCTATTTCAAAGCCGCCAACCGGATTATACTCAGTCGCCCGACAGCTATGATATCCCTGATGTATTGGTGACGCCTATCCGTCGCCATGATGCTCATCAAAACACCACCATATCTACTCAAGAAGATGGCTGGCAGGTACGTCTAAACCCTGAAACCTTGCCAAAACTACGAGTCAACCAAGAATATGCCAACCTTGTTAAGCGCGGCGATAATAGCCCTGATAATCAATATCTGCGTGAAAATCTCACTGATGCGCGCTTATTTATTCGCAGTATCGAAGAGCGTAATCAGAACCTTTTAAAGGTAGCCACTAGTATCGTGCGCTACCAGCAATCTTTTTTGCAGTATGGCGCCACTGCTATGCAACCGCTTATTTTAAAGGTGATTGCAGACGAAGTTGATTTACATGAATCAACGGTCTCGCGCCTGACCACTAGCAAGACCATTTTGACACCGCAAGGACTGTTTTCGCTCAAGCATTTCTTTTCATCACATGTTAGCAGCAGCGATGGCGATATCTCATCAACTGCTATCAGTGCGATGATTAAGCAGCTTATCGCTGATGAAGAGCCCAAAAAGCCATTGTCTGATAGTAAGATAAAAGATTATTTGTTGGCAGAAGGTATCGATATTGCCAGAAGAACAGTCGCCAAATATCGTGAAGCAATGAATATTGGCTCATCTACACAGCGCAAACAAAAATATTAA
- a CDS encoding M48 family metalloprotease has product MLDKPLINARNKRAITHYVSVQTGLFSKQINHHLSRSFAIKLALSTILLACTSIAYSKSQAMPLSYDSWQTTNTEELSLPSLRGQGLSFDEQYQNKLLGEWSLRNINGRVKMEHDPWIQETVKELTWRLNAQARQQAPLGLVIIDNPSINAFAAPGGVIGLNTGTILAANSMDELASVVAHEVAHISQRHYESGADERKKALLMQIGGMLAAIAASTVDGDAAAAVMMGSQTATMNSSMAFSRNNERDADRVGMQIMNQAGYDPRAMPRFFATMNQKSQMNQTANQFLPSFIRSHPLSNERLSESQSRAQRYNTLPLNQQQRHQALFDLLYWRVQSTGKHASETALMTAAKNSVGAKLALMHWYGEQQRFKEANDLFAELSALPVAKRQVLEPLLSITQSQILTEQNKWQQAAEILESQQRLYPERRDLRLYLAEALTNSNQPTKAQALLKPLTEQQPSDRYAWQSLQLANEKLAKTTNSAPLKSIATINALRYRSHDQLWSGSYERALTSLTQAKKLTENLQNTAQANSARPLLANINAEIKAVKTAKDFKP; this is encoded by the coding sequence ATGCTTGATAAGCCGCTAATAAATGCACGGAATAAACGTGCTATCACTCACTATGTAAGCGTACAGACAGGGTTATTCTCTAAGCAGATAAACCATCATCTGTCGCGATCATTTGCAATAAAATTAGCACTGTCAACGATATTATTGGCCTGTACAAGCATCGCCTATAGCAAAAGCCAAGCGATGCCATTGAGCTATGATTCATGGCAAACCACTAACACAGAAGAGCTAAGTTTGCCCAGTTTACGCGGGCAAGGGCTGAGCTTTGATGAGCAATATCAAAATAAATTGCTGGGTGAATGGTCATTAAGAAACATCAATGGTCGTGTAAAGATGGAGCATGACCCTTGGATTCAAGAAACGGTCAAAGAACTAACATGGCGGCTCAATGCCCAAGCACGCCAGCAAGCACCGCTTGGTTTGGTCATTATCGATAACCCAAGTATTAATGCATTTGCGGCTCCAGGCGGCGTAATTGGTCTTAATACCGGCACTATATTGGCTGCAAACAGCATGGATGAGCTGGCAAGCGTTGTGGCTCATGAGGTTGCGCACATCAGTCAGCGTCATTATGAAAGCGGCGCTGATGAGCGCAAAAAAGCCTTGCTGATGCAAATAGGTGGCATGCTCGCCGCGATTGCTGCATCGACCGTCGATGGTGATGCGGCAGCAGCAGTGATGATGGGTAGCCAAACCGCCACTATGAATAGTAGTATGGCGTTTAGTCGTAATAATGAACGTGATGCTGATCGGGTCGGTATGCAAATCATGAACCAAGCTGGCTATGACCCACGGGCGATGCCGCGCTTCTTTGCGACCATGAATCAAAAAAGTCAGATGAATCAAACCGCCAATCAGTTTTTGCCAAGCTTTATCCGCTCTCATCCACTGAGCAATGAGCGCTTGAGTGAATCTCAAAGCCGTGCGCAGCGTTATAATACGCTGCCGTTAAATCAGCAACAGCGTCATCAAGCTTTGTTTGATCTGCTGTATTGGCGCGTACAAAGTACCGGCAAGCATGCTTCAGAGACCGCCTTGATGACTGCAGCAAAAAACAGCGTCGGGGCAAAGCTTGCACTGATGCATTGGTATGGCGAGCAGCAGCGCTTTAAAGAGGCAAATGATTTATTTGCCGAGCTGTCTGCATTGCCGGTCGCAAAGCGCCAAGTACTAGAGCCATTATTGTCCATTACCCAAAGCCAGATTTTGACGGAACAAAATAAATGGCAACAAGCTGCTGAAATATTAGAGAGCCAGCAGCGGCTCTATCCTGAGCGCCGTGACTTACGACTTTATCTGGCAGAAGCATTGACCAATAGCAATCAGCCAACTAAAGCCCAAGCATTGCTTAAGCCATTGACTGAACAGCAACCAAGCGACCGTTATGCTTGGCAAAGTTTGCAATTGGCCAATGAAAAATTGGCAAAGACCACCAATTCTGCACCGCTAAAAAGTATTGCTACTATTAATGCACTACGCTACCGCAGTCATGACCAACTATGGAGTGGAAGCTACGAGCGCGCGCTGACTTCTTTAACGCAAGCCAAAAAATTGACAGAAAATTTGCAAAATACGGCTCAAGCTAATAGCGCTCGCCCTCTACTTGCTAATATTAACGCCGAAATCAAAGCCGTAAAAACCGCCAAAGACTTTAAGCCTTAG
- the rpoH gene encoding RNA polymerase sigma factor RpoH yields MPTHLSAPGVNLGAYINTVHQIPILTPTQEQELAHRYYDEGDVEAARLLVMSHLRFVIHIARSYSGYGLPQADLIQEGNLGLMKAVKRFDPNKGVRLVSFAVHWIKAEIHEFVIRNWRIVKVATTKAHRKLFFNLRSLKKTNNQLTLEEADAIANDLNVTRKQVLEMESRLTSYDASFEAQSSDDDDGRYAPQLFLEDGIDPAEIVEESDWEENNSSALIAAMETLDDRSRDIVEQRWLSEQKSTLHELAAVYSISAERVRQIEKNAMDKIREAMTIDSVILPDDIQ; encoded by the coding sequence ATGCCGACGCATTTGTCCGCACCTGGGGTGAATTTGGGTGCTTATATTAATACCGTGCACCAAATCCCTATCTTGACTCCGACGCAAGAGCAAGAGCTTGCCCATCGCTATTATGATGAAGGCGATGTAGAAGCGGCGCGTTTACTGGTCATGTCGCATTTGCGTTTTGTCATTCATATTGCCCGCAGCTATTCAGGCTATGGGTTACCGCAAGCAGATTTGATCCAAGAAGGTAATTTGGGACTTATGAAGGCGGTAAAGCGTTTTGATCCTAACAAAGGCGTACGTCTAGTATCATTTGCAGTGCATTGGATCAAAGCAGAGATTCATGAATTTGTCATCCGTAACTGGCGTATTGTAAAAGTTGCTACAACCAAGGCGCATCGTAAACTGTTCTTTAACTTACGCAGTTTAAAAAAGACCAACAATCAGTTGACCCTCGAAGAAGCCGATGCGATTGCCAATGACTTAAACGTTACTCGTAAGCAAGTGCTTGAGATGGAGTCGCGCCTGACCTCTTATGATGCGTCATTTGAGGCGCAATCAAGTGACGATGACGATGGACGTTATGCGCCACAGCTATTTTTGGAAGATGGCATTGACCCTGCCGAAATCGTCGAAGAATCTGACTGGGAAGAAAATAATTCATCAGCCTTGATTGCTGCAATGGAAACCTTGGATGATCGCTCACGTGATATTGTCGAGCAGCGCTGGTTATCTGAGCAAAAATCAACCTTGCATGAGTTGGCAGCGGTCTACTCTATCTCTGCTGAGCGCGTACGCCAAATTGAGAAAAATGCCATGGATAAAATCCGTGAAGCGATGACCATCGACAGTGTGATTTTACCTGATGATATTCAATAA
- the rpsU gene encoding 30S ribosomal protein S21, translated as MPAVKVKENEPVDIAIRRFKRACEKAGVLSDVRKREFYEKPTQVRKRKKAAAVKRYKKKLQRETIRTTRMY; from the coding sequence ATGCCTGCAGTTAAGGTTAAAGAAAACGAACCAGTTGATATCGCTATCCGTCGTTTTAAACGTGCTTGTGAAAAAGCTGGCGTATTGTCAGATGTACGTAAGCGTGAATTTTATGAAAAACCAACGCAAGTACGCAAGCGCAAAAAAGCTGCTGCAGTAAAGCGTTATAAGAAAAAATTACAACGCGAAACTATTCGTACCACTCGTATGTACTAA
- a CDS encoding carbon-nitrogen hydrolase family protein — protein MNEHINNIQLTVAAIQMNSQQSIEDNLSDIKSAIIDARAQGAQLVVLPENCCSMGRQFATAERFDALSATIAEYARTYGIYVLAGSLPCPYRPDGMIVPDGRLRQVSLLFAPDGTQVARYDKIHLFTATVADKQGSYNEAATFEPGTQTVVAALEVNDDIYQLGMMVCFDLRFPALAQRLRQAGAELLSAPSAFTYLTGQAHWSLLLQARALDSQCMVIGAAQGGEHAYKDGHTRQTWGHTTISAYDGTVMSSYNNSELTPSLNKDHKNYALVLATLDRQAQNQGRQKMPIFDCHRLA, from the coding sequence ATGAATGAACATATAAATAACATACAGCTGACCGTTGCTGCCATCCAAATGAATAGTCAGCAAAGCATTGAAGACAATCTGTCAGATATAAAATCTGCTATTATAGATGCTCGTGCACAAGGCGCGCAGCTTGTCGTACTACCAGAAAACTGCTGTAGCATGGGTAGACAGTTTGCGACAGCAGAGCGCTTTGATGCGCTGTCAGCGACGATAGCAGAGTATGCACGTACATATGGTATATACGTGCTAGCAGGCTCTCTGCCCTGCCCGTATCGCCCTGATGGTATGATTGTGCCTGATGGTAGATTGCGCCAAGTAAGCCTATTGTTTGCGCCGGATGGTACACAAGTGGCGCGCTATGACAAGATTCACTTATTCACCGCGACCGTCGCCGATAAGCAAGGCAGTTATAACGAAGCGGCGACGTTTGAGCCAGGTACGCAGACGGTCGTGGCAGCGCTCGAAGTAAATGATGATATTTATCAGCTCGGTATGATGGTTTGCTTTGATCTACGCTTTCCTGCATTGGCGCAGCGTCTGCGGCAAGCAGGCGCAGAACTATTAAGTGCGCCATCTGCTTTTACGTATCTAACAGGACAAGCCCATTGGTCGCTCTTACTGCAAGCGCGAGCTTTAGACAGTCAATGTATGGTAATTGGAGCAGCACAAGGCGGTGAGCATGCGTATAAAGACGGTCATACACGTCAGACGTGGGGACATACGACGATTAGCGCTTATGATGGAACTGTAATGAGCAGCTACAATAATAGCGAATTGACCCCATCTTTGAATAAAGACCATAAAAATTATGCTTTGGTCTTAGCGACGTTAGATAGACAAGCGCAAAATCAGGGACGACAAAAGATGCCTATCTTTGATTGTCATCGTTTGGCATAA
- a CDS encoding sulfurtransferase TusA family protein, with translation MSADSPSIMVRAAYPIYLGETLSKSEQQSIRQLLDLLPTDDINLNHKTDLSKPVLVIKDMVDGRGLACPMPLLKTKVALRSVVSGESLYVVATDPNSQADIMAFCQQSLQTKATNPLLLSINQATVSDSGELSASQSKYSVDTIYHFIITKTDSN, from the coding sequence ATGTCTGCTGATAGTCCATCCATCATGGTACGAGCCGCTTATCCAATATATCTGGGAGAGACTTTGTCTAAGAGCGAGCAGCAATCAATCAGGCAGCTCCTAGACTTATTACCAACAGATGACATCAACTTAAATCATAAAACAGATTTGAGTAAACCAGTACTTGTTATCAAAGATATGGTCGATGGTCGCGGACTTGCCTGCCCGATGCCACTGTTAAAAACTAAGGTCGCATTACGCAGTGTCGTCTCTGGGGAGTCATTGTACGTTGTGGCAACTGACCCAAATTCTCAAGCTGACATTATGGCTTTTTGTCAGCAAAGCTTACAAACAAAAGCCACGAACCCGCTATTGCTTAGTATTAATCAAGCCACCGTATCAGACAGTGGAGAACTGAGCGCTAGCCAATCTAAATATTCTGTTGATACAATATATCACTTTATCATTACCAAAACTGATAGCAACTAA
- the hpf gene encoding ribosome hibernation-promoting factor, HPF/YfiA family, which yields MNVSISGHHISITDAMDTAVREKLEKVERHFDQIQSIQVILSLDNSGAKKSHKAEAIMRVSGKEMFVQALDDDMYKAINEMADKLDRQVRKYKTKMESKKTQGAGRDSRYEDLMTAEAEPAV from the coding sequence ATGAATGTTTCTATCAGTGGTCACCATATCAGTATTACCGATGCCATGGACACCGCAGTTCGCGAAAAACTTGAAAAAGTCGAGCGTCACTTTGATCAGATTCAAAGTATTCAAGTGATTCTATCGCTAGATAATAGCGGTGCTAAAAAGAGCCATAAGGCTGAAGCTATCATGCGAGTCTCGGGTAAAGAGATGTTTGTCCAAGCTCTTGATGATGATATGTATAAAGCCATAAATGAGATGGCAGACAAACTTGATAGACAAGTACGCAAGTATAAAACAAAAATGGAGAGCAAAAAAACACAGGGTGCAGGGCGTGATTCTCGCTATGAAGATTTGATGACGGCTGAAGCTGAGCCTGCAGTTTAA
- a CDS encoding GatB/YqeY domain-containing protein, translating into MSQIKQTLTDTIKVSMKAREIERVKVLRNVQAVIKQIEIDRRIELDDAEVLEILQKQLKQRHESLTIFTENGRDDLATKEQFEIDIINEYMPKQMDDAEITALVNAEIAEQGATSMRDMGSVMGILKTKTAGRADPALISKLVKDALQG; encoded by the coding sequence ATGAGCCAAATTAAACAGACGCTAACTGACACCATCAAAGTCTCTATGAAAGCACGTGAGATTGAACGGGTCAAAGTACTGCGTAACGTACAAGCGGTTATCAAACAAATTGAGATCGACCGTCGAATCGAGCTTGATGATGCCGAAGTTTTGGAGATATTACAAAAACAGCTCAAACAGCGCCATGAGTCATTGACTATTTTTACCGAAAACGGTCGTGATGACTTGGCAACCAAAGAGCAGTTTGAGATTGATATTATCAATGAATATATGCCAAAACAGATGGATGATGCGGAGATTACTGCCTTGGTAAACGCAGAAATCGCCGAGCAAGGCGCAACGTCAATGCGTGATATGGGTAGCGTGATGGGTATATTAAAAACGAAAACTGCGGGTCGTGCTGACCCTGCCTTAATCTCAAAGCTGGTCAAAGACGCGCTACAAGGTTAA